A genomic stretch from Gopherus flavomarginatus isolate rGopFla2 chromosome 3, rGopFla2.mat.asm, whole genome shotgun sequence includes:
- the LOC127048464 gene encoding spidroin-1-like, with the protein MPEAPLTAKRQWHSPISTQLLAPTPDTPSAPWALAPGPSLGSELCSRAALRAPPAAPGQGANQAAGPGPSQQECVCLTCVSAPRPPGSCLLHTAPSPSALLHRLQGWNSLCAPLPAPVMAHVQTWEGGGMPRAWGRGGSRARIWGGIQRASEGVGLGAEPGLGFGEGSNGTVRGWGRGGSRARIWGGIQRGNEGVGLGAGRGGGLGEGVAWGQGLGRKGRICPRPWIPLGLALKGNADYHSNNKTDKHCWGGRGRSALIRSLLSLKVSQALLSPGSRQGSISPQEVYLVPCGAGGAGAAAACGVGRGADVCTDSQLPGWRGHLGPYQTGSVKTGG; encoded by the exons atgccagagGCCCCCCTCAccgccaagcggcagtggcacagccccatctccacccAACTCTTGGCTCCGACCCCCGATACACCCTCAGCTCCCTGGGCCctcgctcctgggcccagcctgggctccgagctctgcagccgagctgcgctccgggcccctcctgcagctcctgggcaaggGGCGAATCAGGCAGCCGGGCCCGGCCCCTCCCAGCAGGAATGTGTCTGCCTCACGTGTGTCTCCGCTCCCCGCCCACCTGGGTCCTGCCTGCTccacactgcccccagccccagtgcgctgctccacaggctgcagggctggaacaGCCTCTGCGCTCCGCTCCCGGCCCCGGTCATGGCCCATGTGcagacctgggagggaggaggaatgccgcgtgcttggggaagaggcgggtccagggcgaggatttggggaggaatCCAAAGGgccagtgagggggtggggctgggggcagagccagg gctggggtttgGGGAAGGATCCAATGGgacagtgagggggtggggccggggcgggtccagggcgaggatttggggagggatacAAAGGGGAAATgagggggtagggttgggggcaggacggggtgggggcttgggggaaggggtggcgtgGGGGCAAGGCCTTGGGAGGAAAGGGAGGATTTGTCCCAGACCCTGGATCcctctagggctggccctgaaggGAAACGCTGACTATCACAGCAACAATAAAACTGATAAGCATtgctggggaggcagagggagatccgcactcatcaggtctcttctctccctcaaggtgagccaggcactgctctctcctggctctcgcCAAGGatccatttccccacaggaagtgtaTTTAgtgccctgtggtgctgggggggctggcgctgctgctgcctgtggggttggcaggggggctgatgtctgcacagactctcagttgccaggctggagggggcacttgggaccttaccagactggctcagtgaagacggggggttga